A genome region from Streptomyces sp. S4.7 includes the following:
- a CDS encoding Hsp70 family protein encodes MRDTVDFGIDLGTTNSAIAVVEGGNVSVIKNNDGWDITPSAVWMPKEGRVHVGRAARDRVEHDPANATAEFKLEMGLADSRKTFTTAGVSLSPPQLSAEVLRSLRADAAHHCGTPPESAVITVPAAFALNQNKATMEAAELAGFTSACPLVQEPTAAAFAYGFQDATDRAYWMVFDFGGGTFDAALVSKRDGDLRVLNHAGDPYLGGKLIDWAVIERLLVPAAAAELGLTEMRRDNPQWRANFAKLKRAAEDAKIHLSRRDQVDMLIELGDADGNPLTLEHTLTRGELDAIAEPFYVRAINLCRDALAEAALGPDDIDRLLLVGGVTLSPGLRERLADPRHGLGIELDVSLDPTTVVARGAAIFASTVRIPRSKSAPVPAGQFAVELSYEPSVTTLQPTVGGRLRGASEPAAGSSETGAPSGVDWAGYTVTLNNPDGQPPFRSAAISPNADGVFVTDVAVDPHTTSKFFVELTDPSGARCELASNTLSITHRDLEFGGVRLAHSLGIQLAEQVFAPMLRKGATLPTSVREVFRTSAALHRSDADATIRIPVIQGERGRADRNRGVGMLEIRPRDIRIDLPAGSEVEVTVEVDRSSMVTVIADVPLVQAQFEAEIDLDNIRTTDPQELRKSLEQAEERLGALRGFVADTGSADAERRLAKLDEERTVSTARDQVGASTVDVGAAAAAEERLRDLEAELDDIADAVGLPGLVQDLRAAIAEADELVRQHGDAADRQELAAIRSRADEAINAQDSVAVRGLIDRTGSLLFELERRSPDWAVKLFYTLQEMLRSSGQAGPLIQQGQRAIAANDRQGLDAVNQRLYRLLPKDEQDKVVWLGRA; translated from the coding sequence ATGCGTGACACCGTCGACTTCGGTATCGACCTGGGTACGACCAACAGCGCCATCGCCGTCGTCGAGGGCGGCAACGTCTCCGTCATCAAGAACAACGACGGCTGGGACATCACACCCTCCGCGGTGTGGATGCCCAAGGAGGGCAGGGTCCACGTCGGCCGCGCCGCGCGCGACCGCGTGGAGCACGACCCGGCGAACGCCACCGCCGAGTTCAAGCTGGAGATGGGCCTCGCCGACTCGCGGAAGACCTTCACCACCGCCGGAGTCTCCCTCAGCCCGCCCCAGCTGTCGGCGGAGGTTCTGCGGTCGCTGCGCGCGGACGCCGCTCACCACTGCGGCACCCCGCCCGAGTCGGCGGTGATCACCGTCCCCGCGGCGTTCGCGCTGAACCAGAACAAGGCCACCATGGAGGCCGCCGAGCTGGCCGGATTCACCTCCGCGTGCCCGCTGGTGCAGGAGCCGACGGCGGCGGCCTTCGCGTACGGCTTCCAGGACGCCACCGACCGCGCGTACTGGATGGTGTTCGACTTCGGGGGCGGCACCTTCGACGCCGCCCTGGTCAGCAAGCGCGACGGCGACCTCCGGGTGCTCAACCACGCCGGAGACCCCTACCTCGGCGGCAAGCTGATCGACTGGGCGGTGATCGAGCGGCTGCTGGTGCCCGCCGCCGCCGCCGAGCTGGGTCTGACGGAGATGCGCCGGGACAACCCGCAGTGGCGCGCGAACTTCGCGAAGCTGAAGCGCGCGGCGGAGGACGCGAAGATCCATCTCTCCCGGCGCGACCAGGTCGACATGCTGATCGAACTGGGCGACGCCGACGGCAACCCCCTCACCCTCGAACACACGCTGACCCGCGGTGAGCTGGACGCGATCGCCGAGCCCTTCTACGTCCGGGCGATCAACCTCTGCCGCGACGCGCTCGCCGAGGCGGCGCTCGGCCCCGACGACATCGACCGGCTGCTGCTCGTCGGCGGCGTGACGCTCTCTCCCGGGCTCCGTGAACGGCTGGCCGACCCGCGTCACGGCCTCGGCATCGAACTCGATGTCAGCCTCGATCCGACGACGGTCGTCGCCCGTGGCGCGGCGATCTTCGCCAGCACGGTGCGGATCCCGCGGTCGAAGTCGGCGCCGGTGCCGGCGGGGCAGTTCGCCGTCGAGCTGTCGTACGAGCCGAGTGTCACCACGCTCCAGCCCACGGTCGGCGGACGCCTGCGCGGTGCTTCGGAGCCGGCGGCGGGCTCTTCGGAGACCGGGGCGCCGTCGGGGGTGGACTGGGCCGGTTACACGGTGACCCTGAACAACCCGGACGGTCAGCCGCCGTTCCGCTCCGCCGCCATCTCGCCGAACGCGGACGGCGTCTTCGTCACCGACGTGGCCGTCGACCCGCACACCACGTCGAAGTTCTTCGTCGAGCTGACGGACCCGTCGGGCGCCCGGTGCGAACTCGCCTCCAACACCCTGTCGATCACCCACCGGGACCTGGAGTTCGGCGGCGTACGGCTCGCGCACTCGCTGGGCATCCAGCTCGCCGAGCAGGTCTTCGCGCCCATGCTGCGCAAGGGCGCCACTCTGCCGACCTCGGTGCGTGAGGTGTTCCGTACGTCGGCGGCCCTGCACCGCTCCGACGCCGACGCCACGATCCGGATCCCGGTCATCCAGGGCGAACGCGGCCGGGCCGACCGCAACCGTGGCGTGGGCATGCTGGAGATCCGGCCGCGTGACATCCGGATCGATCTGCCCGCCGGCAGCGAGGTCGAGGTGACCGTCGAGGTCGACAGATCCAGCATGGTGACGGTGATCGCCGATGTGCCGCTGGTGCAGGCGCAGTTCGAGGCCGAGATCGACCTCGACAACATCCGCACCACGGATCCCCAGGAGCTGCGGAAGTCGCTGGAGCAGGCGGAGGAGCGGCTGGGGGCGCTGCGCGGGTTCGTGGCCGACACGGGCTCGGCCGACGCCGAGCGGCGGCTGGCCAAGCTGGACGAGGAGCGCACCGTCAGCACGGCCCGTGACCAGGTCGGCGCCTCGACGGTGGACGTCGGGGCCGCCGCCGCCGCGGAGGAGCGACTGCGCGATCTGGAGGCCGAGTTGGACGACATCGCGGACGCGGTGGGGCTGCCGGGTCTCGTACAGGACCTGCGGGCCGCGATCGCCGAGGCCGACGAACTCGTGCGTCAGCACGGCGACGCGGCCGACCGGCAGGAGCTGGCCGCCATCCGGAGCCGGGCCGACGAGGCGATCAACGCACAGGACTCGGTCGCCGTCCGCGGGCTCATCGACCGGACGGGGTCGCTGCTGTTCGAACTTGAGCGGCGCAGCCCCGACTGGGCGGTGAAGCTGTTCTACACGCTCCAGGAGATGCTCCGCTCGTCCGGACAGGCGGGGCCGCTCATCCAGCAGGGGCAGCGGGCCATCGCGGCGAACGACCGGCAGGGCCTGGACGCGGTGAACCAGCGGCTGTACCGGCTGCTGCCCAAGGATGAGCAGGACAAGGTCGTCTGGCTGGGCAGGGCGTGA
- a CDS encoding PH domain-containing protein, with protein MALFGNAHTINPATAQQDYARLLGQGEQVHAAYQLIRDSILFTDRRLILVDKQGITGKKTEYHSIPYRSISHFAVETAGTFDLDAELKIWLSGASVPIQKTFTKGVDIYEVQAILTQFAAR; from the coding sequence ATGGCACTGTTCGGCAACGCACACACCATCAATCCGGCCACCGCCCAGCAGGACTACGCGCGACTGCTGGGGCAGGGCGAACAGGTGCACGCCGCCTACCAGTTGATCCGTGACAGCATCCTCTTCACCGACCGGCGGCTGATCCTCGTCGACAAGCAGGGGATAACCGGCAAGAAGACCGAGTACCACTCCATTCCGTACCGGAGCATCTCGCACTTCGCCGTGGAGACGGCCGGCACGTTCGATCTCGACGCCGAGCTGAAGATCTGGCTCTCCGGGGCCTCGGTGCCGATCCAGAAGACCTTCACCAAGGGCGTCGACATCTACGAAGTGCAGGCCATCCTCACGCAGTTCGCGGCACGGTAG
- a CDS encoding alpha/beta hydrolase, whose translation MPTDAITSSHTPTADGALTLPPQATDAGAENTGQQSTEVVEHDLTFDGFRYTCRIARRGPLDTQPVVILGGSSQDRNSWQRHEKWLTPLSSVITVDLPGYGTADFLPAKYGVDFLAAAVRHVVRELGIPRINLVAACYGGAIGVRFAQHYPHLLERMMLVGMTTVIPADYAVAMERWDGMIRRGETEPIARELADRFMSPPGTGHVRKKAAVARLVYQQIASQSPEQLRMSAEHNSRLMRHEWYRPEPTPDIPGLVVTGEHDTLTTPAMGRTMAACLPTARFMTIGETDHLAPVERIADFADLMARFCTDRPLENLPYASEPEVFGTSRPA comes from the coding sequence GTGCCCACCGACGCGATCACCAGTTCACATACCCCCACCGCCGACGGCGCCCTCACGCTTCCGCCCCAGGCCACCGACGCGGGAGCCGAGAACACCGGGCAGCAGTCCACGGAAGTCGTCGAACACGATCTGACCTTCGACGGATTCCGCTACACCTGCCGAATCGCCCGCCGGGGTCCTCTCGACACCCAGCCCGTCGTCATCCTGGGCGGGTCCTCCCAGGACCGCAATTCATGGCAGCGGCACGAGAAATGGCTCACCCCGCTCAGCTCCGTGATCACCGTAGACCTGCCCGGCTATGGAACCGCCGACTTCCTGCCCGCCAAATACGGCGTCGATTTCCTCGCCGCCGCCGTCCGCCACGTCGTCCGGGAACTCGGCATCCCCCGCATCAATCTGGTGGCCGCCTGCTACGGCGGAGCCATCGGCGTACGGTTCGCCCAGCACTACCCTCACCTCCTCGAACGGATGATGCTCGTCGGGATGACCACCGTCATCCCGGCCGACTACGCGGTGGCGATGGAGCGTTGGGACGGCATGATCCGACGCGGTGAGACGGAGCCCATCGCCCGGGAACTCGCCGACCGCTTCATGTCGCCCCCCGGCACCGGCCACGTACGCAAGAAGGCCGCCGTCGCCCGCCTCGTCTATCAGCAGATCGCCTCGCAGAGCCCCGAGCAGCTGCGTATGTCCGCCGAACACAACTCCCGGCTGATGCGCCACGAGTGGTACCGCCCGGAGCCGACCCCCGACATCCCCGGCCTGGTCGTCACCGGTGAGCACGACACCCTGACCACACCCGCCATGGGCCGCACCATGGCCGCGTGCCTGCCGACAGCGCGGTTCATGACCATCGGGGAGACGGACCACCTCGCCCCGGTGGAACGCATCGCCGACTTCGCCGACCTCATGGCGCGCTTCTGCACCGACCGCCCGCTGGAGAACCTGCCCTACGCCTCCGAGCCCGAGGTATTCGGCACGTCCCGGCCCGCCTGA
- a CDS encoding LuxR family transcriptional regulator: MYEQTWERRLASALSGTCTGMGAGSGAGQEPTLVLVEGDAGMGKSRLVHRLLEMPQARAVARLVVTFQASGGLVVADPLGPEPRVGSSAVPGRRLNATGTSGAGRDEPAEPATATAQNTARGQDAAPLGVRLTAYQALEALLASARPALLVAEDLHHADDDCLALLRGLLREPPAPFAAVLTYRPEQLPRTGLPLGRAVDYPARLSVVRWRLEPLDERGVRSAAGELLGAWRCPQDFVARLRQRSAGVPQVLVDLLRMLRDAADDRNGPSDSGRHRDVQDRDVQDRDVQDRGFTAGDVDEVGVPVRLAELVLERTAALPEPYRPVVWAAAVLDEPAGAQDLAAVAGCHGDEGRTALIAALAGAVLRETSEGRYGFAVPLAATALYAELPGPVRERLHRRAAAMLAAREPAPWARIARHWRGGGRTEDWLRAAEHLGRDDEAAVALLEEALDTGGLPADKRGALALTLARGAVLGRRSEGTTRILRGIVEDPALPAADRGEIRLELGLLLHNRKRCFEEGRSELRRAADELAEAERPALAARAMAALANPFFPGASLAENVTWLERAETAAEASGDRAARTATAACRATVLMNTGDLDAWRLVARLPRDSPDRAGRQQVARGLCNTANGAVYLGHYRRADELLTEGIELAARSGAPFLERVGRGTALFRDWLTGRWEGLAERCTGLVAEDGSASDARVVLALLALAKGDWEAVRDWLPRADRVHGTYRVYESCEAPVAATAAGAHIRLLLARQQVDSAAEAAASAWAWLAGKGVWVWGAELAPWVVLAHVSAGQRQSAQRVVAEFAAGLTGRDAPSATAALLWCRAVLAEADGELAQARGCFQKAGAAYDGLPHPYARALMAEGEGRCALLLGVGLGADEVEAAVEDLTRRVAELTDLGAVWDAARVRATLRAYRPAAGRRPPGRPAYAERMSPREGEVAELAATGLTNREIAATLYLSPRTVEQHVARAMRKLGIASRQGLAKEVSRARATDGEGGGDGG; the protein is encoded by the coding sequence GTGTACGAACAGACGTGGGAGCGGCGATTGGCGTCCGCGCTGTCCGGCACCTGCACCGGCATGGGTGCGGGGAGCGGGGCGGGGCAGGAGCCGACGCTGGTGCTGGTCGAGGGCGACGCGGGGATGGGAAAGAGCAGACTCGTGCACCGGCTGCTGGAGATGCCACAGGCGCGGGCGGTGGCGCGGCTGGTGGTGACGTTCCAGGCGTCGGGCGGTCTGGTGGTCGCCGACCCGCTCGGCCCGGAGCCACGCGTCGGCAGTTCGGCGGTGCCCGGGAGGCGGCTGAACGCGACGGGGACGTCGGGGGCGGGCCGGGACGAGCCGGCCGAACCGGCGACCGCGACCGCACAGAACACGGCGCGGGGGCAGGACGCGGCTCCGCTCGGGGTGCGGCTCACCGCGTACCAGGCACTTGAGGCGCTGCTCGCCTCCGCCCGCCCCGCCCTCCTGGTCGCCGAGGATCTCCACCACGCGGACGACGACTGTCTGGCGCTGCTGCGGGGTCTGCTGAGGGAGCCGCCCGCGCCCTTCGCCGCGGTGCTGACCTATCGGCCCGAGCAACTGCCGAGAACCGGGCTGCCGTTGGGCCGGGCGGTGGATTATCCGGCGCGGCTCTCGGTCGTGCGGTGGCGGCTGGAGCCGTTGGACGAGCGGGGCGTGCGGAGTGCGGCGGGGGAGTTGCTGGGGGCGTGGCGATGTCCCCAGGACTTCGTGGCGCGGCTCCGGCAGCGTTCGGCCGGGGTGCCGCAGGTCCTCGTGGACCTGCTGCGGATGCTGCGGGACGCCGCCGACGACCGGAACGGCCCCAGCGACAGCGGCCGTCACCGCGACGTCCAGGACCGCGACGTCCAGGACCGCGACGTCCAGGACCGAGGATTCACCGCAGGGGACGTGGACGAGGTCGGAGTCCCGGTCCGGCTGGCGGAGTTGGTGCTGGAGAGGACGGCCGCGTTGCCTGAGCCGTACCGTCCGGTCGTCTGGGCCGCCGCGGTGCTGGACGAGCCGGCCGGTGCCCAGGACCTGGCGGCGGTGGCGGGCTGTCACGGCGACGAGGGCCGTACGGCGCTGATCGCGGCGCTGGCGGGCGCGGTCCTGCGGGAGACGAGCGAGGGGCGGTACGGGTTCGCGGTGCCGCTGGCGGCGACAGCGCTGTACGCGGAGCTGCCGGGGCCCGTGCGGGAGCGGCTGCACCGCCGTGCGGCGGCGATGCTCGCCGCACGCGAGCCGGCGCCCTGGGCGCGTATCGCGCGCCACTGGCGCGGCGGCGGGCGTACGGAGGACTGGCTGCGGGCCGCGGAGCACCTCGGACGCGACGACGAGGCCGCCGTCGCGCTGCTGGAGGAGGCGCTGGACACCGGCGGCCTCCCGGCCGACAAGCGGGGGGCGTTGGCACTGACGCTCGCCCGTGGCGCCGTACTCGGCCGCCGCTCGGAGGGGACCACCCGCATCCTGCGCGGGATCGTCGAGGACCCGGCGCTGCCCGCCGCCGACCGGGGTGAGATACGGCTCGAACTGGGCCTGCTCCTGCACAACCGCAAGAGATGTTTCGAGGAGGGGCGTTCGGAACTGCGCCGGGCGGCGGACGAGTTGGCCGAGGCCGAACGGCCCGCGCTCGCCGCACGGGCGATGGCGGCGCTGGCGAACCCGTTCTTCCCGGGTGCCTCCCTGGCGGAGAACGTGACCTGGCTGGAGCGCGCGGAGACGGCGGCCGAGGCGTCCGGGGACCGGGCCGCGCGAACCGCGACCGCCGCCTGCCGGGCGACCGTCCTGATGAACACCGGCGACCTGGACGCCTGGCGGCTGGTGGCGCGGCTGCCCCGGGACAGCCCGGACCGGGCCGGCCGCCAACAGGTGGCGCGGGGGCTGTGCAACACGGCGAACGGCGCGGTGTATCTGGGCCACTACCGGCGTGCGGACGAACTGCTGACGGAGGGCATCGAGCTGGCGGCGCGCAGTGGCGCGCCGTTCCTGGAACGGGTGGGACGCGGTACGGCGCTGTTCCGCGACTGGCTGACCGGCCGCTGGGAGGGCCTGGCCGAACGGTGCACGGGGCTGGTGGCGGAGGACGGCAGCGCGAGTGACGCCCGCGTCGTGCTGGCCCTGCTGGCACTGGCGAAGGGTGACTGGGAGGCGGTGCGGGACTGGCTCCCGCGAGCGGATCGCGTCCACGGGACCTACCGGGTCTACGAGAGCTGCGAGGCCCCGGTGGCGGCCACGGCGGCCGGTGCCCATATCCGGCTCCTGCTCGCCCGGCAGCAGGTCGACTCCGCCGCCGAAGCCGCCGCGTCGGCCTGGGCGTGGCTCGCCGGGAAGGGCGTCTGGGTCTGGGGCGCCGAACTGGCCCCCTGGGTGGTCCTGGCCCATGTCAGTGCGGGGCAACGGCAGTCGGCGCAGCGCGTGGTGGCGGAGTTCGCCGCCGGGCTGACCGGTCGGGACGCTCCGTCGGCGACGGCGGCCCTGCTCTGGTGCCGGGCGGTACTGGCCGAGGCGGACGGTGAACTGGCGCAGGCGCGGGGGTGTTTCCAGAAGGCGGGCGCGGCGTACGACGGGCTGCCGCACCCGTACGCCCGCGCGCTCATGGCCGAGGGCGAGGGCCGTTGCGCGCTGCTGCTCGGCGTCGGCCTCGGCGCCGACGAGGTGGAGGCGGCGGTCGAGGACCTCACCCGCCGAGTGGCGGAGCTGACCGACCTCGGCGCGGTCTGGGACGCCGCGCGCGTACGGGCGACGCTGCGCGCCTACCGCCCCGCAGCCGGGCGGCGTCCCCCGGGCCGGCCGGCGTACGCGGAGCGGATGTCCCCTCGCGAGGGGGAGGTCGCGGAACTGGCGGCGACGGGGCTGACGAACCGTGAGATCGCGGCCACGCTGTATCTGTCGCCGCGCACGGTGGAACAGCATGTGGCGCGGGCGATGCGCAAGCTCGGTATCGCCAGTCGGCAGGGCCTGGCGAAGGAGGTGTCGCGTGCTCGCGCGACGGACGGCGAAGGAGGGGGCGACGGCGGGTAG
- a CDS encoding threonine/serine dehydratase: MIGISDIEAAAGLIAGHVARTPTVDSPGLSALLGVPVTAKLEVLQRTGSFKARGATAKLLSLSEADRAAGVVAVSGGNHAISVAVMAEALGVKATVVMAKSAPARAVEIAEAAGATVRLTDTMDEAFALMSRLQADGLTMVHPFDDPVVVAGQGTVGLELAEDASAGITDVLVSIGGGALISGVAAALHARLPGVRIWGVETVGAQAMSEALAAGGPKPVRLSSIVSTLSAPTVSRITYDHVTDLVSDVLVVSDAEAVQGTLDLANQAKVWAEPAAGCLLPAARRVLERVGGDARLGLVLCGGNATTADVMSWAERFNLR; this comes from the coding sequence GTGATCGGCATCTCGGACATCGAAGCGGCGGCGGGACTGATCGCCGGACATGTCGCGCGTACGCCGACGGTCGACAGCCCCGGCCTGTCGGCGCTGCTCGGGGTGCCCGTCACCGCCAAGCTGGAGGTGCTTCAGCGCACCGGCTCCTTCAAGGCGCGCGGGGCGACAGCGAAACTCCTGTCCCTGAGCGAGGCGGACCGCGCGGCCGGGGTGGTGGCGGTGAGCGGCGGCAACCACGCGATCTCGGTCGCGGTGATGGCCGAGGCGCTCGGTGTGAAGGCCACCGTCGTCATGGCGAAGTCCGCACCCGCGCGCGCCGTCGAGATCGCGGAGGCGGCCGGCGCGACGGTGCGGCTGACCGACACGATGGACGAGGCGTTCGCGCTCATGTCGCGGCTCCAGGCCGACGGACTGACCATGGTCCACCCCTTCGACGACCCGGTGGTCGTCGCCGGACAGGGCACGGTCGGCCTGGAGCTCGCCGAGGACGCGAGCGCCGGGATCACGGATGTTCTCGTCTCCATCGGCGGCGGCGCGCTCATCTCCGGTGTCGCGGCGGCGCTGCACGCGCGGCTGCCCGGCGTACGGATCTGGGGCGTCGAGACCGTCGGCGCGCAGGCCATGTCCGAGGCGCTGGCGGCCGGAGGCCCGAAGCCCGTCCGGCTGTCGTCCATCGTCTCCACGCTCAGCGCGCCCACGGTCTCGCGGATCACCTACGACCATGTGACCGACCTGGTCAGCGATGTGCTCGTCGTCTCGGACGCCGAGGCGGTCCAGGGCACGCTCGACCTCGCGAACCAGGCGAAGGTCTGGGCCGAACCGGCCGCCGGGTGTCTCCTACCGGCCGCCCGCCGCGTACTCGAACGCGTCGGCGGGGACGCGCGTCTGGGCCTGGTGCTGTGCGGCGGCAACGCGACCACGGCGGACGTCATGTCCTGGGCGGAACGCTTCAACCTCCGCTGA
- a CDS encoding darcynin family protein — MSDFEPAVTAFILLKTNRAWLELSVPERVAAFQESVLPAIKDKAEDVRWRYYDTEFYTARVTDIWVWEARDHEAFQLVIEALRETPFWDHYFEIVEILVGVENAYAKHYDTDILATNNA; from the coding sequence ATGTCCGACTTCGAGCCCGCCGTAACAGCGTTCATTCTCCTCAAGACCAATCGCGCCTGGCTGGAGCTGTCCGTGCCGGAGCGCGTCGCCGCCTTCCAGGAAAGCGTTCTGCCCGCCATCAAGGACAAGGCCGAGGACGTACGTTGGCGCTACTACGACACCGAGTTCTACACGGCCCGCGTTACCGACATCTGGGTCTGGGAGGCACGCGATCACGAGGCTTTCCAGTTGGTCATCGAGGCATTGCGCGAGACGCCGTTCTGGGACCACTACTTCGAGATCGTCGAAATCCTCGTGGGCGTCGAGAACGCGTACGCCAAGCACTACGACACCGACATTCTGGCGACCAACAACGCCTGA
- a CDS encoding siderophore-interacting protein, translating into MAALLSPLLDLLTLHGTATETEPVAARLRRLRIEGEALSGLAVRPGQQVRVAVGGGLTLRTYSIWRYDPEGAVELCVLDHPEGGPGARWGRSVTVGDRVRMRKPEGAFMLRPDAAHHVFVGEETASVAFGAMLGALPDGARISGCIETETAADRLPLPYSDRLDWIIRSGTSLPDAVRRLAPESGGIAYVAGEARTVQHVRQVLVREAGWDRRAVLTKPFWAPGKRGLE; encoded by the coding sequence ATGGCTGCCCTGCTCTCCCCTCTCCTGGACCTGCTGACGCTTCATGGCACGGCCACCGAGACCGAGCCTGTCGCCGCCCGGCTCCGTCGCCTGCGCATCGAGGGCGAGGCCCTGTCCGGGCTGGCCGTCCGCCCCGGACAGCAGGTGAGGGTCGCGGTCGGCGGCGGGCTGACTCTGCGCACGTACTCGATCTGGCGCTACGACCCGGAGGGCGCCGTCGAGTTGTGCGTACTGGATCACCCTGAGGGTGGTCCCGGAGCACGGTGGGGGAGAAGCGTCACAGTCGGCGACCGGGTCCGAATGCGCAAGCCGGAAGGGGCGTTCATGCTGCGGCCCGACGCCGCGCACCACGTGTTCGTCGGGGAGGAGACGGCGTCGGTCGCCTTCGGCGCGATGCTGGGCGCACTGCCTGACGGGGCGCGAATCTCCGGCTGCATCGAAACGGAGACGGCTGCCGACCGGCTCCCCCTGCCGTACTCGGACCGCCTCGATTGGATCATCAGGAGTGGCACTTCGCTCCCGGATGCGGTGCGACGCCTCGCCCCTGAGTCAGGCGGGATCGCGTACGTCGCCGGGGAGGCGCGGACCGTGCAGCACGTGCGGCAGGTGCTCGTGCGAGAGGCCGGCTGGGACCGACGGGCGGTACTCACCAAGCCGTTCTGGGCACCGGGCAAGCGCGGGCTGGAGTAG
- a CDS encoding IS3 family transposase (programmed frameshift): MVMKHYPPEFKADAVALYRSRPGATIRSVAADLGVNPETLRNWVRAAGANRPRGRRAETAAEPPTPLEEENAALRKKVRELEEEREILRKAAKYFAGGDALVNRFQFVADHQRRFGVKRLCTILGIARSSFYYWRNTAAARAARKAADAKLAARIRTIHHSSDGTYGVPRITAELRENGERINHKRVARLMQTTGLAGLRLRRKHRTTIADPTAAKAADLIGRNFTAAKVNTKYVGDITYLPLTGGKFLYLATVIDLASRRLAGWAIADHMRAELVTDALAAAERCRGSLAGAVMHTDHGAQYTSRAFADACRRAGVMQSMSAIGSSADNALAESFNATCKRETLQGRRAWADEREARLDLFRWLHRYNTRRRHSSLGQRSPIAYETALNSTSTTLAPAA, translated from the exons GTGGTCATGAAGCACTACCCGCCGGAGTTCAAGGCGGACGCGGTCGCGCTGTACCGGTCCCGGCCCGGAGCGACGATCAGGTCGGTTGCCGCTGATCTGGGAGTCAACCCGGAGACGCTGCGCAACTGGGTTCGGGCGGCCGGGGCGAACCGGCCGAGGGGGCGCCGGGCGGAGACAGCCGCGGAGCCGCCCACGCCGCTGGAGGAGGAGAACGCGGCCCTGCGCAAGAAGGTCCGCGAGCTGGAGGAGGAGCGCGAGATCCTGAGGAAGGCGGCGAAGTATTTCGCCGGGG GAGACGCGCTGGTGAACCGCTTCCAGTTCGTCGCCGACCACCAGCGCCGCTTCGGCGTGAAGCGGCTGTGCACCATCCTGGGCATCGCCCGCTCGAGCTTCTACTACTGGCGCAACACCGCGGCCGCGAGGGCGGCCCGCAAGGCAGCCGACGCGAAGCTCGCCGCGCGGATACGCACCATCCACCACAGCTCGGACGGCACCTATGGCGTCCCGAGGATCACCGCCGAGCTCCGCGAGAACGGCGAGCGGATCAATCACAAACGTGTCGCCCGCCTCATGCAGACCACGGGACTCGCCGGACTGCGGCTGCGCAGGAAGCACCGCACCACCATCGCGGATCCGACCGCCGCGAAGGCAGCAGACCTCATCGGCCGCAACTTCACCGCCGCGAAGGTGAACACGAAGTACGTCGGCGACATCACCTACCTCCCGCTGACCGGCGGGAAGTTCCTGTATCTGGCCACGGTCATCGACCTCGCCTCCCGGCGCCTGGCAGGCTGGGCGATCGCCGACCACATGCGAGCCGAACTGGTCACCGACGCCCTGGCCGCCGCGGAACGGTGCCGCGGCAGCCTGGCCGGCGCCGTCATGCACACCGACCACGGCGCCCAATACACGAGCAGGGCGTTCGCCGACGCCTGTCGCCGGGCGGGCGTGATGCAGAGCATGAGCGCCATCGGCAGCTCGGCGGACAACGCACTCGCCGAGTCCTTCAACGCCACCTGCAAGCGGGAGACACTCCAGGGCCGCAGGGCGTGGGCCGACGAGCGCGAAGCCCGCCTCGACCTGTTCCGCTGGCTCCACCGCTACAACACCCGACGCCGCCACTCCAGCCTCGGACAACGCAGTCCCATCGCCTACGAGACAGCCCTCAACTCAACATCAACTACCCTGGCCCCAGCCGCATAG
- a CDS encoding TetR/AcrR family transcriptional regulator, which translates to MSAEENDDACGDPGTLRPGGRTARVRAAVLRTAGDALAEDGFARLDLADLARRADVGKSTVYRRWGTVAGLVADLLTDMAERSLPHTETGSLLGDLRANAELVRRTLADPRQGALFKAVIAAATTDARTAESLHRFYEIRVAEWAPCVEQAVLRGELPEGTDPHEVIRAVSAPLYYRLLTSDAPLDEAAGTRAAEAAAAAARAGVYT; encoded by the coding sequence ATGAGCGCTGAAGAGAACGACGACGCCTGTGGCGATCCCGGGACCCTGCGCCCCGGAGGCCGTACAGCTCGGGTGCGCGCCGCGGTGCTCCGCACAGCCGGCGACGCCCTGGCCGAAGACGGCTTCGCGCGGCTGGACCTCGCCGATCTCGCGCGCCGCGCGGACGTGGGCAAGTCGACCGTGTACCGCCGCTGGGGAACGGTGGCCGGTCTCGTCGCCGACCTGCTGACGGACATGGCCGAGCGGTCGCTGCCACACACCGAGACCGGTTCGCTGCTCGGCGATCTGCGGGCCAACGCCGAACTCGTACGCCGCACTCTGGCCGACCCGCGCCAGGGCGCGCTGTTCAAGGCGGTGATCGCGGCGGCGACGACGGACGCGAGAACGGCCGAGTCCCTGCACCGCTTCTACGAGATCCGGGTCGCCGAATGGGCGCCGTGTGTCGAACAAGCCGTGCTGCGGGGCGAGTTGCCGGAGGGGACGGACCCGCACGAGGTGATCCGCGCGGTCTCGGCCCCGCTCTACTACCGCCTGCTGACCAGCGACGCCCCCCTCGACGAGGCGGCGGGGACACGAGCGGCGGAGGCGGCAGCGGCGGCGGCGCGGGCGGGCGTCTACACGTAG